In one Hymenobacter sp. DG25B genomic region, the following are encoded:
- a CDS encoding UvrD-helicase domain-containing protein has protein sequence MPATFQIYSSSAGSGKTYQLTKEYLKLALGSDDPAYFKSILAITFTNDAAGEMKERIIGALRKFAYPEEGKPDRLLAEVTAELAAANQLPRLAQTVAEQEQEVRRRAAATFRLVLYHYADFAVSTIDSFVQRIVTAFTRELGLPASFEVELDTDTVLQSAVAVLLDKVNRDPNSKLLSKALSEYALSRADEGKSWNNLPTELAEFGQFLFNETVHEAVTQLQKLTLQDFRRLHETLRQRRQEIESEVAATAQMALTALHEAGIEPAHLASGEKGIYTHFANWQRWLQDGDTPTATALKTYESGNWASAVGKKAPYAERIAAVQDVLTSTFAELMRLREQYLPHYILLSAMQPYLFHASLLNELNKVVEQISRERNVVLISEFNRRIASIVLTEPVPFLYERLGDRYLHLLIDEFQDTSVLQWNNLLPLVENAVSTGNLSLAVGDAKQAIYRWRGGEMEQILRLHQGQTEILVNRANDPELQELLRERYYTLDSVLEPKALNTNFRSAAEIISFNNAFFEHVSQRHAMLPLVQGIYDAHFGQAVAPLGQLPGHVELLFTQDNAPARRYDARAGHYTEEVLPGHLPEATLDYDESTLYLTLQLVEQAMADGFRAQDVAVLCRTRRGSRLVAKFLKERGYQIISADSLSLEFAEVVNLLVAIFRVLNQPADTLARAEALLLVDKVVRRLAPTPARARHIAGLANAPHVREFYDELRTLGYDVREQETGNLGLYELTERLIGTFGLLGRNAESEYLFRFLDLTLEFSLRQGNNLNNFLTYWDQRKSALSINAPAGRDAITITTVHKAKGLAYGVVIVPYADWSLEPYRGTLLWGRLEEDEKPVPEMPGVAVVGLTKALQRTPLAEQYVEEREKTFLEGLNMLYVAFTRPRQRLYIISKRPDAKKKSEEATSSTDPARSVAELLHQYLVSLGEWDEERPAFILSEGSLTPASSARQKTDSFPLTNLTSVPWEERLRLRRHASTIFDFDEQEQLGEWNRKLHYGLRRLHRATEVERVAGQLAAEGIISTKEKAEMVQKLRQVVSHPQLAPYFGPQVSVETEREILIGGVRRRDYKPDRVVFETGAAAGRNGTRVTLLDFKIPPPKPQHRHQLQQYAQLFRQLGYAEVQCVLYYFGTEEVVVF, from the coding sequence ATGCCTGCTACTTTCCAGATTTATTCTTCCTCCGCCGGCTCGGGCAAAACCTATCAGCTCACCAAAGAATACCTGAAGCTGGCTCTGGGCTCCGACGACCCGGCTTATTTTAAGAGCATTCTGGCCATCACTTTTACCAATGATGCCGCCGGCGAAATGAAGGAGCGCATCATTGGCGCGCTGCGAAAATTTGCCTACCCCGAGGAAGGAAAACCGGATAGGCTGCTGGCCGAAGTAACGGCCGAGCTGGCCGCGGCAAACCAACTGCCCCGGCTGGCGCAAACGGTAGCGGAACAGGAGCAGGAAGTGCGCCGCCGCGCGGCCGCCACGTTCCGGCTGGTGCTCTACCACTACGCCGACTTCGCCGTCAGCACTATCGACTCGTTTGTGCAGCGCATTGTCACGGCTTTCACCCGGGAGCTGGGTTTGCCGGCCTCGTTTGAGGTCGAGCTGGACACCGATACCGTGCTGCAAAGCGCCGTGGCCGTGCTGCTGGACAAAGTAAACCGCGACCCGAACAGCAAGCTGCTTTCCAAAGCCCTTTCGGAATACGCTTTAAGCCGCGCCGACGAAGGCAAGAGCTGGAACAACCTGCCCACCGAGCTGGCGGAGTTCGGGCAGTTTCTCTTTAATGAAACCGTGCACGAGGCCGTCACGCAGCTGCAGAAGCTCACGCTGCAGGACTTCCGCCGCCTGCACGAAACCCTGCGCCAGCGCCGCCAGGAAATTGAAAGCGAAGTAGCCGCCACCGCGCAAATGGCACTGACTGCCCTGCACGAGGCCGGAATTGAGCCCGCGCACCTGGCTAGCGGTGAGAAGGGCATCTATACCCATTTTGCCAACTGGCAGCGTTGGCTGCAGGATGGCGACACGCCTACGGCCACAGCCCTGAAAACCTACGAATCCGGAAACTGGGCCAGCGCCGTCGGCAAAAAAGCGCCATATGCTGAGCGCATTGCGGCTGTGCAGGACGTGCTGACGTCCACCTTCGCAGAATTGATGCGGCTGCGCGAACAATACCTCCCCCACTACATTCTGCTCTCGGCCATGCAGCCGTACCTCTTTCACGCCTCGCTGCTGAACGAGCTGAATAAAGTAGTTGAGCAAATCAGCCGGGAGCGAAATGTGGTGCTCATCAGTGAGTTTAACCGCCGCATTGCCAGCATCGTCCTTACTGAGCCCGTGCCCTTTTTGTATGAGCGTCTCGGCGACCGGTACCTGCATCTGCTCATTGACGAGTTTCAGGACACCTCTGTACTGCAATGGAATAACCTGCTGCCGCTGGTAGAAAACGCCGTATCTACCGGCAACCTCTCCCTGGCCGTAGGCGACGCCAAGCAGGCTATTTACCGCTGGCGCGGCGGCGAGATGGAGCAGATTCTGCGCCTGCACCAGGGCCAGACGGAGATACTGGTAAACCGCGCCAACGACCCTGAGCTTCAGGAACTGCTGCGCGAGCGGTATTACACTTTAGATAGTGTGCTGGAGCCAAAAGCCCTGAATACCAACTTCCGCTCTGCGGCTGAAATCATCAGCTTCAACAATGCGTTTTTTGAGCACGTCAGTCAGCGCCACGCCATGCTGCCGCTGGTGCAGGGCATTTACGATGCGCATTTTGGGCAGGCAGTAGCGCCGCTTGGTCAGCTGCCGGGCCATGTGGAGTTGCTTTTTACGCAGGACAATGCGCCCGCCCGCCGCTACGATGCCCGGGCCGGGCACTATACCGAAGAAGTGCTGCCCGGGCACCTGCCCGAGGCCACGCTGGATTACGACGAAAGCACGCTGTACCTCACGCTGCAGCTGGTGGAGCAGGCCATGGCCGATGGTTTTAGGGCGCAAGATGTGGCCGTGCTCTGCCGCACGCGCCGGGGCAGCCGGTTAGTGGCTAAATTCCTGAAAGAGCGCGGCTACCAGATTATTTCGGCTGATTCCCTTTCTCTGGAATTTGCGGAAGTAGTGAATTTACTGGTGGCCATTTTCCGGGTGCTCAATCAGCCCGCCGATACGCTGGCTCGGGCCGAAGCCCTACTGCTGGTAGATAAAGTAGTGCGCCGCCTGGCTCCTACGCCGGCCAGGGCGCGCCACATTGCCGGGCTGGCTAACGCTCCGCATGTCCGGGAATTTTACGATGAGCTGCGTACGCTGGGCTACGATGTGCGGGAGCAGGAAACCGGCAACCTGGGCTTGTATGAGCTAACCGAACGCCTCATTGGCACCTTTGGATTGCTGGGCCGCAACGCGGAAAGTGAATACCTGTTCCGCTTCCTGGATTTAACCCTGGAATTCAGCCTGCGCCAGGGCAACAACCTCAACAATTTCCTGACTTACTGGGACCAGCGCAAAAGCGCCCTCAGCATCAATGCCCCCGCCGGCCGTGATGCTATTACCATCACCACTGTGCACAAAGCCAAGGGCTTAGCCTACGGAGTAGTTATTGTACCCTACGCCGACTGGAGCCTGGAGCCTTACCGTGGCACGCTGCTCTGGGGCCGCCTGGAAGAAGACGAAAAGCCAGTTCCGGAAATGCCCGGCGTAGCTGTAGTGGGGCTCACTAAAGCCCTACAGCGCACTCCCCTGGCCGAGCAATATGTGGAAGAGCGCGAAAAAACCTTTCTGGAGGGCCTGAACATGCTCTACGTGGCTTTCACCCGCCCGCGCCAACGGCTCTACATCATCAGCAAACGCCCCGACGCGAAAAAGAAATCGGAGGAAGCCACATCTAGTACCGACCCGGCCCGCTCCGTAGCGGAATTGCTGCACCAATATCTAGTGAGCCTGGGAGAATGGGATGAGGAACGCCCGGCCTTTATTCTCAGCGAAGGCAGCTTAACGCCTGCCAGCAGCGCCCGGCAAAAGACGGACAGCTTTCCCCTCACTAATCTAACCTCCGTGCCGTGGGAGGAACGCCTGCGCCTGCGTCGGCACGCCTCCACCATATTTGATTTTGATGAGCAGGAGCAACTAGGCGAGTGGAACCGCAAGCTGCACTACGGCCTACGCCGCCTGCACCGGGCCACGGAGGTGGAGCGCGTAGCCGGGCAATTGGCCGCCGAAGGCATCATCAGCACCAAGGAAAAAGCCGAAATGGTGCAGAAGCTGCGTCAGGTAGTAAGCCACCCGCAGTTGGCACCCTATTTCGGGCCGCAGGTAAGCGTAGAGACGGAGCGGGAAATCCTCATTGGCGGTGTGCGGCGCCGTGACTACAAGCCCGACCGGGTAGTATTTGAAACCGGCGCTGCAGCTGGGCGCAACGGCACCCGCGTTACCCTTCTCGACTTCAAGATTCCGCCGCCCAAGCCCCAGCACCGGCACCAATTGCAGCAGTATGCACAGCTGTTCCGGCAGCTGGGCTATGCTGAGGTGCAATGTGTGCTGTATTATTTTGGAACCGAGGAAGTGGTAGTGTTTTAA